A section of the Symbiobacterium terraclitae genome encodes:
- a CDS encoding PTS sugar transporter subunit IIA produces the protein MTVVTLLAPISGRAVPLDDVPDPVFAGRMLGDGLAIDPGGDLVVAPAAGEVVALFPTGHALALRTAAGTEILIHLGVDSSKAKGVFRPVVALGDRVEAGQPLIHLDLAALRAQARSPLSPVVVLDPGADRRVEVLAEGPVEAGRDAVCRVVDGRNCDATS, from the coding sequence ATGACCGTGGTCACCCTGCTTGCCCCCATCTCCGGCCGTGCCGTACCGCTCGACGACGTCCCCGACCCGGTCTTCGCCGGCCGGATGCTGGGCGACGGTCTGGCCATCGACCCCGGCGGCGACCTGGTGGTTGCGCCGGCGGCCGGCGAGGTGGTCGCCCTCTTCCCCACCGGCCACGCCCTGGCCCTCCGGACGGCCGCCGGCACAGAGATCCTGATCCACCTGGGCGTCGACAGCAGCAAGGCCAAGGGCGTGTTCCGCCCCGTGGTCGCGCTGGGCGACCGGGTAGAGGCCGGCCAGCCGCTGATCCACCTGGACCTGGCGGCGCTGCGGGCGCAGGCCCGCTCGCCGCTGAGCCCGGTGGTCGTCCTCGACCCCGGCGCGGACCGCCGGGTGGAGGTGCTGGCCGAGGGGCCGGTCGAGGCCGGACGGGACGCCGTCTGCCGGGTGGTGGATGGGAGGAACTGCGATGCGACTTCTTGA
- a CDS encoding haloacid dehalogenase-like hydrolase, which produces MRLLDMPPSGLTRLTRPALLEGIRLSEGRLVVAETVVHAPPLVDGVSNAELAAAFGADILLLNCYDCTRPAIAGLPEGTGQTCGDLKALVGRPVGVNLEPSDRVPPGRRATPENAARAVEQGADFICLTGNPHTMVTNESILEALRRIRQAVGDRAVLIAGRMHAAGVGLSDGRGLLTPEEAEAFVDAGADVLLVPAPGTVPGATVDGVRACVQAAHRKGALALSAIGTSQEGADEATIRQLALYAKMAGVDLHHLGDAGYFGVAVPENILAYCLAVKGRRHTYRRMAVSARR; this is translated from the coding sequence ATGCGACTTCTTGACATGCCGCCCTCGGGGCTGACGCGGCTCACGCGCCCGGCGCTGCTGGAGGGAATCCGGCTCTCGGAAGGCCGGCTGGTGGTGGCGGAGACGGTGGTGCACGCCCCTCCCCTGGTGGACGGCGTCAGCAACGCCGAGCTCGCGGCCGCGTTCGGGGCCGACATCCTGCTGCTCAACTGCTACGACTGCACCCGCCCCGCCATCGCCGGGCTGCCGGAAGGCACGGGGCAGACCTGCGGCGATCTGAAGGCGCTGGTGGGCCGGCCGGTAGGGGTGAACCTGGAGCCCAGCGACCGGGTTCCGCCCGGCCGCCGGGCCACCCCGGAGAACGCCGCGCGGGCGGTGGAGCAGGGTGCCGACTTCATCTGCCTGACGGGAAACCCCCACACGATGGTGACCAACGAGTCCATCCTGGAGGCCCTCCGGCGGATCCGGCAGGCCGTGGGCGACAGGGCCGTGCTGATCGCGGGCCGGATGCACGCGGCCGGGGTGGGCCTCTCGGACGGCAGGGGGCTGCTGACCCCGGAGGAGGCCGAGGCCTTCGTGGACGCCGGTGCCGACGTGCTGCTGGTACCCGCTCCCGGGACGGTGCCGGGCGCCACGGTGGACGGGGTGCGGGCCTGCGTGCAGGCCGCACACCGCAAGGGCGCGCTGGCGCTCTCGGCCATCGGCACCTCCCAGGAGGGCGCCGACGAGGCCACGATCCGGCAGCTGGCGCTCTACGCCAAGATGGCGGGCGTCGACCTGCACCACCTGGGCGACGCCGGCTACTTCGGCGTGGCGGTGCCCGAGAACATCCTGGCCTACTGCCTGGCCGTGAAGGGCAGGCGGCACACCTACCGGCGCATGGCGGTCTCCGCACGGCGGTAG
- a CDS encoding HAD-IA family hydrolase, protein MYKCVAFDVDGTLIDTNQSIIASLQQVLLEELGRKYSEDELRFALGIPGAVVLEQLGVPDVQAAIHKWIAYSRESSHLVSAFPGIEDLLAGLRAAGITLGIVTSRTRGELDILSRFGFRDSFAAVVCADDTERGKPSADPLLKLLADTGLGPADVLYVGDSVNDSLCAHAAGVKFALALWGAVNPAVPCDYRPAHPSELLTLCQAAR, encoded by the coding sequence GTGTACAAGTGCGTGGCCTTTGATGTGGACGGGACGCTGATCGATACCAACCAGTCGATCATCGCTTCGCTTCAGCAGGTACTGCTGGAAGAACTGGGGCGCAAGTACTCGGAGGACGAGCTGCGCTTTGCATTGGGGATTCCGGGCGCCGTGGTTCTGGAGCAGCTCGGGGTCCCGGACGTTCAGGCTGCCATCCACAAGTGGATCGCGTACAGCCGGGAGTCGAGCCACCTGGTAAGCGCCTTCCCCGGTATCGAGGACCTCCTGGCCGGCCTGAGGGCGGCCGGGATCACCCTGGGGATCGTGACCTCCAGGACCCGGGGGGAACTCGACATCCTCTCCCGCTTCGGGTTCCGGGACAGCTTCGCCGCCGTCGTCTGCGCGGACGACACCGAACGGGGCAAGCCGAGCGCCGACCCCCTCCTCAAGCTGCTGGCGGACACCGGGCTCGGGCCGGCCGACGTGCTGTACGTCGGGGACTCCGTCAACGACAGCCTGTGCGCACACGCCGCGGGGGTGAAGTTCGCCCTGGCGCTGTGGGGCGCCGTGAACCCTGCGGTGCCTTGCGACTACAGACCGGCGCACCCGTCTGAGCTCCTCACCCTGTGCCAGGCGGCGCGGTGA
- a CDS encoding acetyl-CoA C-acetyltransferase, which translates to MDDVVILGGARTPFGSFGGALREISAVDLGVAAARAALERTGVPAAAVDEVVVGNVIHTGKDAPYLARHIALYAGIPVETPALTVNRLCGSGLQAAVSAAHSIRAGEASVALVGGAESMSQAPYVLRNRFGSGIGTPELGDALWETLTDTYCGCGMAITAENIAERYGIARDEQDRFALLSQQRAAAARERLAEEIAPVELPARRGEVRRLEADEHPRPDTTYEALARLPARFKQGGTVTAGNASGINDGAAMLLLASARRAEAEGWKPLGRLVSWAVAGVDPHYMGMGPVPASRRALERAGLSLADIDLVEVNEAFAAQYLGVEKELGLDRERTNVNGGAIALGHPVGASGARLLLTLLLELRRRGGRYGLATLCIGGGQGIAAVVEALP; encoded by the coding sequence TTGGACGACGTGGTGATTCTGGGGGGCGCCCGCACGCCCTTCGGCAGCTTCGGTGGCGCGCTGAGGGAGATCTCGGCCGTCGACCTTGGGGTGGCGGCCGCGCGCGCTGCGCTGGAGCGGACGGGCGTGCCGGCCGCTGCGGTGGACGAGGTGGTCGTGGGCAACGTCATCCACACCGGCAAGGACGCGCCGTACCTCGCGCGGCACATCGCCCTGTACGCCGGCATCCCGGTGGAGACGCCGGCCCTGACCGTCAACCGGCTCTGCGGGTCCGGGCTCCAGGCGGCGGTCTCGGCCGCGCACAGCATCCGGGCCGGCGAGGCCAGCGTGGCGCTGGTCGGCGGGGCGGAGTCGATGAGCCAGGCCCCGTACGTGCTGCGCAACCGGTTCGGGTCCGGCATCGGCACGCCCGAGCTGGGCGACGCCCTGTGGGAGACGCTCACCGACACCTACTGCGGATGCGGCATGGCCATCACGGCCGAGAACATCGCCGAGCGCTACGGCATCGCACGCGATGAGCAGGACCGCTTCGCCCTGCTCTCGCAGCAGCGGGCGGCCGCAGCGCGGGAGCGGCTGGCCGAGGAGATCGCGCCCGTCGAGCTGCCTGCCCGGCGCGGCGAGGTCCGCCGGCTGGAAGCGGACGAGCATCCGAGGCCCGACACCACCTACGAGGCCCTGGCGCGGCTGCCCGCCCGGTTCAAGCAGGGCGGCACCGTGACGGCCGGCAACGCCAGCGGCATCAACGACGGCGCCGCAATGCTGCTGCTGGCCTCGGCCCGCCGGGCCGAGGCCGAGGGCTGGAAGCCCCTCGGGCGGCTGGTGAGCTGGGCGGTGGCCGGCGTCGACCCCCATTACATGGGCATGGGGCCGGTGCCGGCGAGCCGCAGGGCCCTGGAGCGGGCCGGGCTCAGCCTCGCCGACATCGACCTGGTGGAGGTGAACGAGGCCTTCGCCGCCCAGTACCTGGGGGTGGAGAAAGAACTGGGCCTCGACCGCGAGCGGACCAACGTCAACGGCGGCGCCATCGCCCTGGGCCACCCGGTGGGCGCCAGCGGGGCGCGCCTGCTGCTCACGCTGCTCCTCGAGCTGCGCCGCCGGGGCGGCCGGTACGGCCTGGCTACCCTCTGCATCGGCGGCGGCCAGGGCATCGCCGCGGTGGTGGAGGCACTGCCCTGA
- a CDS encoding glucose PTS transporter subunit EIIB, translating to MNDREKAQAILAALGGKENVAELESCITRLRLVVNNPAAVDEKQLKALGAVGVMKVGKVVQVILGTSAERIEQIMKDMI from the coding sequence GTGAACGACAGAGAGAAGGCCCAGGCGATCCTGGCCGCGCTGGGCGGCAAGGAGAACGTCGCCGAGCTGGAGTCCTGCATCACCCGCCTCCGGCTGGTTGTGAACAACCCCGCCGCCGTGGACGAGAAGCAGCTGAAGGCGCTGGGGGCCGTGGGCGTCATGAAGGTCGGCAAGGTGGTGCAGGTGATCCTGGGCACCTCTGCCGAGCGCATTGAGCAAATCATGAAGGATATGATCTAG
- the sugE gene encoding quaternary ammonium compound efflux SMR transporter SugE → MAWIYLVIAGLMEVGWATAMKYSAGFTRLWPSVLTIVLMLASFGLLNQAMKSLPLGTAYGVWTGIGAVGTALVGILALGEPRDALRILFILMILAGIVGLKVTSRS, encoded by the coding sequence TTGGCCTGGATCTACCTCGTGATCGCGGGGCTGATGGAGGTCGGCTGGGCAACCGCGATGAAGTACTCGGCGGGCTTCACCCGCCTGTGGCCCTCGGTGCTGACGATCGTGCTGATGCTGGCCAGCTTCGGCCTGCTGAACCAGGCGATGAAGTCGCTCCCCCTGGGCACGGCCTACGGCGTCTGGACCGGCATCGGCGCCGTGGGCACGGCACTGGTGGGCATCCTGGCGCTGGGCGAGCCCAGGGATGCGCTGCGCATCCTCTTCATCCTGATGATCCTGGCCGGCATCGTCGGGCTGAAGGTGACCTCCCGGTCGTGA
- a CDS encoding ATP-binding cassette domain-containing protein, with the protein MLKGISLDVRPGEHVAIVGETGSGKTTLVGLLAGLYTPSSGEMLFDGHPLRDLDREHLRRQVSVVFQKPYLFEGSVLENITLRKAATLDEARRAASLAAADEFILRLPRQYDSMLDPGGANLSGGQAQRLGIARALFRDVPLLVLDEATSNLDSATEALVW; encoded by the coding sequence GTGCTCAAGGGGATCTCCCTGGACGTACGGCCGGGCGAGCACGTGGCCATCGTCGGGGAGACCGGCTCCGGGAAGACGACCCTGGTCGGGCTGCTGGCCGGGCTGTACACACCGAGCTCGGGTGAGATGCTCTTTGACGGTCACCCGCTCCGCGACCTGGACCGGGAGCACCTGCGCAGGCAGGTGAGCGTGGTGTTCCAGAAGCCATACCTGTTCGAGGGGTCGGTGCTGGAGAACATCACGCTGCGCAAGGCGGCAACCCTCGACGAGGCGCGCAGGGCCGCCAGCCTCGCCGCTGCGGATGAGTTCATCCTGCGCCTGCCCCGCCAGTACGACAGCATGCTGGACCCCGGGGGAGCAAATCTCTCCGGCGGCCAGGCGCAGCGCCTGGGCATCGCCCGCGCCCTGTTCCGCGACGTGCCGCTCCTGGTGCTGGACGAGGCGACCAGCAACCTGGACTCCGCCACGGAAGCCCTGGTGTGGTAG
- a CDS encoding BglG family transcription antiterminator, which produces METYRDCPLRPLKALNNNVLLAYDPGSDQEVVVVGRGLGFQVSGPVSPDDPRIEKVFRLDESRNRTRFLRMTETISGAVIGVAEEILHLAAGRFGPLSEEAHLTLAEHLAATLDRVRQGMPVPNPFLAQIQLLYPEEYELAGQAVEMIAARLGVSLPEEEQGILALHLLGARRRESPKVVARYQALIRESAAFLASEAGISWSDDDPRLARILLHLRLAVELIVSGKGETNPVLDRIRTEYPDAFDRARRLGDYMAERLGRPVSDDEVGYLALHLLRLKNLTQ; this is translated from the coding sequence ATGGAGACGTACAGGGACTGCCCCTTGCGACCCCTGAAGGCCCTGAACAACAACGTCCTGCTCGCGTACGATCCAGGGTCCGACCAGGAGGTCGTCGTCGTGGGGCGGGGGCTGGGGTTCCAGGTCTCGGGCCCTGTCAGCCCGGACGATCCCCGCATCGAGAAGGTCTTCCGGCTGGACGAGAGCCGGAACCGCACGCGGTTCCTGCGCATGACGGAGACCATCTCGGGCGCCGTCATCGGCGTGGCCGAGGAGATCCTCCACCTGGCCGCCGGGCGGTTCGGCCCCCTCTCCGAGGAGGCCCACCTCACGCTTGCGGAGCACCTCGCGGCGACCCTGGACCGCGTCCGGCAGGGAATGCCGGTGCCCAACCCGTTCCTTGCCCAGATCCAGCTGCTCTATCCCGAGGAGTACGAACTGGCCGGCCAGGCGGTGGAGATGATCGCAGCCCGGCTGGGGGTGTCGCTCCCGGAGGAGGAGCAGGGGATCCTGGCGCTGCACCTCCTGGGGGCCCGGCGCAGGGAGTCGCCCAAGGTGGTGGCGCGATACCAGGCGCTCATCCGCGAATCGGCTGCGTTTCTGGCCTCCGAAGCAGGTATTTCCTGGTCCGACGACGACCCGCGCCTCGCGCGCATCCTGCTTCACCTCCGGCTGGCCGTCGAGCTTATCGTCTCGGGAAAGGGCGAGACCAATCCGGTCCTGGACCGCATCCGCACCGAGTACCCCGACGCGTTCGACCGGGCCCGCCGGCTCGGCGACTACATGGCCGAGCGTCTGGGCCGGCCGGTGAGCGACGACGAGGTGGGGTATCTGGCCCTGCATCTCCTGCGCCTGAAGAACTTGACACAGTAG
- a CDS encoding SpoVR family protein, producing the protein MDDRDLPVLEEAIGEIWETARRLGLDPFPTHFEIVPATILYEFGAYLLPGRFSHWTHGKAYYSMKASYDYGLSKIYELVINANPSYAFLLETNTLLHNKFVVAHVFGHTDFFKNNIWFAPTNRQMLETVSQNAQRIRQYGIDEGSLEVERFLDAVLSISDHIDPFPRREAPEPKAETPARGGEGPYADLFPRQEEGERVARGRTAKPARRKVPPEPEKDLLLFLLEHADHLEDWQRDIIAIVREEALYFVPQMQTKIMNEGWASFWHMRIMRELDLSDEEFVEFGRLHSAVCTPGHRRINPYYVGLKVFEDIEKRFGHDKVFEVREMENDVSFLRTYLTEELVKDLDLFVYELKDEEWTITDKQWERVRDALCDAMTNFGHPYIVVEDGDYKGRRELYLRHQHDGRDLDLPYAERTLQYVHQIWGRPVHLETRVEGKAVRLTCEGEKVRRETL; encoded by the coding sequence ATGGATGACCGTGACCTGCCTGTCCTGGAAGAGGCGATCGGGGAGATCTGGGAGACGGCGCGGCGGCTGGGCCTGGATCCGTTCCCCACCCACTTCGAGATCGTGCCGGCGACCATCCTCTACGAGTTCGGCGCATACCTGCTGCCCGGCCGCTTCAGCCACTGGACGCACGGCAAGGCGTACTACAGCATGAAGGCTTCGTACGACTACGGCCTCAGCAAGATCTACGAGCTGGTGATCAACGCCAACCCCAGCTACGCCTTCCTGCTGGAGACCAACACCCTGCTGCACAACAAGTTCGTCGTGGCCCACGTCTTCGGCCACACCGACTTCTTCAAGAACAACATCTGGTTCGCCCCCACCAACCGGCAGATGCTGGAGACCGTGAGTCAGAACGCCCAGCGCATCCGCCAGTACGGCATTGACGAAGGGAGCCTCGAGGTGGAGCGGTTCCTGGATGCCGTGCTCTCCATCTCCGACCACATCGACCCCTTCCCCCGCCGGGAGGCGCCGGAGCCCAAGGCGGAGACGCCAGCCAGGGGAGGGGAGGGGCCGTACGCCGACCTCTTCCCCCGGCAGGAGGAGGGCGAGCGGGTGGCCCGGGGCCGCACTGCGAAGCCGGCCCGGCGCAAGGTGCCGCCCGAGCCGGAGAAGGACCTGCTGCTCTTCCTCCTGGAGCACGCCGACCACCTGGAGGACTGGCAGCGGGACATCATCGCCATCGTGCGGGAGGAGGCGCTCTACTTCGTACCGCAGATGCAGACCAAGATCATGAACGAGGGCTGGGCCTCGTTCTGGCACATGCGCATCATGCGGGAGCTGGACCTCAGCGACGAGGAGTTCGTGGAGTTCGGCCGGCTCCACTCGGCGGTCTGCACGCCCGGGCACCGCCGCATCAACCCGTACTACGTCGGGCTGAAGGTCTTCGAAGACATCGAGAAGCGCTTCGGCCACGACAAGGTCTTCGAGGTGCGGGAGATGGAGAACGACGTCTCCTTCCTGCGCACCTACCTGACCGAGGAGCTGGTCAAGGACCTCGACCTCTTCGTCTACGAGCTGAAGGACGAGGAGTGGACCATCACCGACAAGCAGTGGGAGCGGGTGAGAGACGCCCTCTGCGACGCGATGACCAACTTCGGCCACCCCTACATCGTGGTGGAGGACGGCGACTACAAGGGCCGGCGCGAGCTCTACCTGCGCCACCAGCACGACGGCCGGGACCTCGACCTGCCCTACGCCGAGCGCACGCTGCAGTACGTCCACCAGATCTGGGGCCGGCCGGTGCACCTGGAGACCCGGGTGGAGGGCAAGGCGGTGCGCCTCACCTGCGAGGGCGAGAAGGTGAGGAGGGAGACCCTCTAG
- a CDS encoding PTS transporter subunit EIIC — protein MLAQLQKVGKGLMMPVAVLPAAGLLLRLGQPDVLDWPWMAQAGDAIFSNLPLLFAVGLAVSLAKDSGVAGLSGVVAYFVITKVAVTINDEINMGVLAGIIGGILAANMYVRFKDTKLPDYLGFFGGRRFVPIVTAGAATVLGLIFGFIWPPIQHGIGAIGQWLVAAGAFGVGIFGLLNRLLIPLGLHHVINSLVWFVFGEFPKADGTIATGDLNRFFAGDPTAGFFMAGWFPIMMFGLIGAALAMTHAARPENRARVGGIMLSAAFTSFLTGITEPIEFAFMFVAPLLYAIHAVLAGISMAVAQLLDIHHGFTFSAGLIDYVLNYGIASDNAWLLIPIGLVFAVLYYFIFRWAIVRFNIPTPGREVDDSGAPN, from the coding sequence ATGCTTGCACAGCTGCAGAAGGTTGGTAAGGGTCTCATGATGCCCGTGGCCGTCCTCCCCGCGGCGGGTCTGCTCCTGCGACTCGGTCAGCCGGACGTCCTGGACTGGCCGTGGATGGCCCAGGCCGGCGACGCGATCTTCAGCAACCTGCCGCTGCTCTTCGCCGTGGGCCTCGCGGTCAGCCTGGCCAAGGACTCGGGCGTGGCAGGACTCTCCGGCGTCGTCGCGTACTTCGTCATCACCAAGGTCGCCGTCACAATCAACGACGAGATCAACATGGGCGTCCTGGCCGGTATCATCGGCGGTATCCTGGCGGCCAACATGTACGTGCGCTTCAAGGACACCAAGCTGCCTGACTACCTGGGCTTCTTCGGCGGCAGGCGCTTCGTCCCCATCGTCACAGCCGGTGCTGCAACCGTCCTCGGCCTGATCTTCGGGTTCATCTGGCCTCCCATCCAGCACGGCATCGGCGCCATCGGTCAGTGGCTGGTGGCCGCCGGGGCCTTCGGTGTCGGCATCTTCGGCCTGCTGAACCGGCTCCTGATCCCGCTGGGCCTGCACCACGTCATCAACAGCCTGGTCTGGTTCGTCTTCGGCGAGTTCCCGAAGGCCGACGGCACCATCGCGACCGGCGACCTGAACCGGTTCTTCGCGGGCGACCCGACCGCCGGCTTCTTCATGGCCGGCTGGTTCCCGATCATGATGTTCGGCCTCATCGGCGCGGCCCTGGCCATGACCCATGCGGCCCGTCCCGAGAACCGCGCCCGGGTCGGCGGCATCATGCTCTCCGCGGCCTTCACCTCGTTCCTGACCGGCATCACCGAGCCGATCGAGTTCGCCTTCATGTTCGTCGCCCCGCTGCTCTACGCCATCCATGCGGTGCTGGCCGGCATCTCCATGGCGGTCGCGCAGCTGCTGGACATCCACCACGGCTTCACCTTCTCGGCGGGCCTGATTGACTACGTGCTGAACTACGGCATCGCATCCGATAATGCGTGGCTGCTGATCCCCATCGGCCTCGTGTTCGCCGTCCTGTACTACTTCATCTTCCGGTGGGCCATCGTGCGGTTCAACATCCCGACGCCCGGCCGGGAGGTGGACGACAGCGGCGCACCCAATTGA
- a CDS encoding zinc ribbon domain-containing protein yields MALGVLLFLSNFLIIPFSAPKSGPFFDPFSDPFAEMRGMALRGVGGIVLLMIGGFMMSGGVRGAAGSGLILDPEKAREDLSPWARTAGGLVKDALEEVRTSAAQGSPEPQAVVKVRCPQCRALNDEDARFCDQCGSPL; encoded by the coding sequence ATGGCCCTGGGCGTTCTGCTGTTCCTCTCGAACTTCCTGATCATCCCCTTCTCTGCCCCCAAGTCCGGCCCGTTCTTCGACCCCTTCTCCGACCCGTTCGCGGAAATGCGCGGGATGGCGCTGCGCGGCGTCGGGGGCATCGTGCTGCTGATGATCGGAGGCTTCATGATGAGCGGAGGTGTCAGGGGAGCCGCTGGTTCCGGGCTGATCCTCGACCCGGAGAAGGCCCGCGAGGACCTCAGCCCGTGGGCCCGCACGGCGGGCGGCCTCGTGAAGGACGCCCTCGAGGAGGTTCGCACCTCTGCCGCGCAGGGTTCGCCCGAGCCGCAGGCGGTGGTGAAGGTTCGCTGCCCCCAGTGCAGGGCGCTGAACGACGAGGACGCCAGGTTCTGCGACCAGTGCGGCTCTCCCCTGTAG